In the Entelurus aequoreus isolate RoL-2023_Sb linkage group LG21, RoL_Eaeq_v1.1, whole genome shotgun sequence genome, cttataaaagtgttaaaaatagtcatactttttttttgtttttaacttttaacttttcatGCTAGAATCTGTAAATAAATGTCAGATCTTACAGTtctagttgtttattattttttgagctatgacagttaaaaaaacaaacaaacacaaaaaatgacactgaaggtctcagggacccaaaagggtcccacttataaaagtgttaaaaatagtcatacttttttttttttttttaacttttcactTTTCATGCCAGAATCTGTAAATAAATTTCAGATCTTATAGTTTTAGTTGTTTcttattttttgagctatgacagttaaaaaaaaaagaaaaaagactctgaaggtctcggggacccaaaagggtcccacttataaaagtgttaaaaatagtcatatttttttttgtttttaacttttcaTGCTAGAATCTGTAAATAAATGTCAGATCTTATAGTtctagttgtttattattttttgagctatgaccgtttaaaaaacaaacaaacacaaaaaatgacactgaaggtctcggggacccaaaagggtcccacttataaaagtgttaaaaatagtcacacttttttttttgtttttaacttttgacTTTTCATGCTAAAATCTGTAAATAAATGTCAGATCTTACAGTtctagttgtttattattttttgagctatgacagttaaaaaaacaaacaaaaaaattacactGAAGTctaggggacccaaaagggtcccacttataaaagtgttaaaaatagtcatactttttttttgtttttaacttttaacttttcatGCTAGAATCTGTAAATAAATGTCAGATCTTACAGTtctagttgtttattattttttgagctatgacagtttaaaaaacaaacaaacacaaaaaatgatactgaaggtctcggggacccaaaagggtcccacttataaaagtgttaaaaatagtcatactttttttttgtttttaacttttaacttttcatGCTAGAATCTGTAAATAAATGTCAGATCTTACAGTtctagttgtttattattttttgagctatgacagttaaaaaaacaaacaaacacaaaaaatgacactgaaggtctcagggacccaaaagggtcccacttataaaagtgttaaaaatagtcatacttttttttttttttttaacttttcactTTTCATGCCAGAATCTGTAAATAAATTTCAGATCTTATAGTTTTAGTTGTTTcttattttttgagctatgacagttaaaaaaaaaagaaaaaagactctgaaggtctcggggacccaaaagggtcccacttataaaagtgttaaaaatagtcatatttttttttgtttttaacttttcaTGCTAGAATCTGTAAATAAATGTCAGATCTTATAGTtctagttgtttattattttttgagctatgaccgtttaaaaaacaaacaaacacaaaaaatgacactgaaggtctcggggacccaaaagggtcccacttataaaagtgttaaaaatagtcacacttttttttttgtttttaacttttgacTTTTCATGCTAAAATCTGTAAATAAATGTCAGATCTTACAGTtctagttgtttattattttttgagctatgacagttaaaaaaacaaacaaaaaaattacactGAAGTctaggggacccaaaagggtcccacttataaaagtgttaaaaatagtcatactttttttttgtttttaacttttaacttttcatGCTAGAATCTGTAAATAAATGTCAGATCTTACAGTtctagttgtttattattttttgagctatgacagtttaaaaaacaaacaaacacaaaaaatgatactgaaggtctcggggacccaaaagggtcccacttataaaagtgttaaaaatagtcatactttttttttgtttttaacttttaacttttcatGCTAGAATCTGTAAATAAATGTCAGATCTTACAGTtctagttgtttattattttttgagctatgacagttaaaaaaacaaacaaacacaaaaaatgacactgaaggtctcagggacccaaaagggtcccacttataaaagtgttaaaaatagtcatacttttttttttttttttaacttttcactTTTCATGCCAGAATCTGTAAATAAATTTCAGATCTTATAGTTTTAGTTGTTTcttattttttgagctatgacagttaaaaaaaaaagaaaaaagactctgaaggtctcggggacccaaaagggtcccacttataaaagtgttaaaaatagtcatatttttttttgtttttaacttttcaTGCTAGAATCTGTAAATAAATGTCAGATCTTATAGTtctagttgtttattattttttgagctatgaccgtttaaaaaacaaacaaacacaaaaaatgacactgaaggtctcggggacccaaaagggtcccacttataaaagtgttaaaaatagtcacacttttttttttgtttttaacttttgacTTTTCATGCTAAAATCTGTAAATAAATGTCAGATCTTACAGTtctagttgtttattattttttgagctatgacagttaaaaaaacaaacaaaaaaattacactGAAGTctaggggacccaaaagggtcccacttataaaagtgttaaaaatagtcatactttttttttgtttttaacttttaacttttcatGCTAGAATCTGTAAATAAATGTCAAATCTTACAGTtctagttgtttattattttttgagctatgacagttaaaaaaacaaacaaacacaaaaaatgacactgaaggtctcagggacccaaaagggtcccacttataaaagtgttaaaaatagtcatacttttttttttttttttaacttttcactTTTCATGCCAGAATCTGTAAATAAATTTCAGATCTTATAGTTTTAGTTGTTTcttattttttgagctatgacagttaaaaaaaaaagaaaaaagactctgaaggtctcggggacccaaaagggtcccacttataaaagtgttaaaaatagtcattttttttttttttttaacttttcatgCTAGAATCTGTAAATAAATGTCAGATCTTATAGTtctagttgtttattattttttgagctatgacagtttaaaaaacaaacaaacacaaaaaatgacactgaaggtctcagggacccaaaagggtcccactaatagaagtgttaaaaatagtcacactttttttttgtttttaacttttgacTTTTCATGCTAGAATCTGTAAATAAATGTCAGATCTTATAGTtctagttgtttattattttttgagctatgacagtaaaaaaaaacaaaaaaaaaacacaaaaaatgacactgaaggtcttggggacccaaaagggtcccacttataaaagtgttaaaaatagtcatacttttttttttttttactttttacttttaacgcttaaatctgtacatcaatttcagatctatccatcagttgtagttatttattattttttttagctacgacagttaaaaaaacaaacaaacaaaaaatgacactgaaggtctcggggacccaaaagggtcccactaataaaagtgttaaaaatagtcatACTTTTTTTCGTTTTTAACTTTAAACTTTTCATGCTAGAATCTGTAAATAAATTTCAGATCTTATAGTtctagttgtttattattttttgagctatgacagttaaaaaaaaatgacactgaaggtctcagggacccaaaagggtcccactaataaaagtgttaaaaatagtcatacttttttttgtttttaacttttaacttttcatGCTAGAatctgtaaataaatgataaaatatagtTCTAgtagtttattatttattgagctACGACAGTTAAAAAAAGGTTAGTCATCACTgcaacatttcacctgtttgctctattattccacttttgtttacatttgttaATGCAATTGAGTTTTAAAACATGTCAAACGGACCTTGAGCCGCACCGGTCTCCCGAGGAGGTCCAACGCGCTGATCCAGGTCCGCAAGAGTCCCTCAGAGGTCAGTGGACCTGACCCGGGATGTGGTAAGAGTCTCCGTAGGGCATCATGTCCAAAGAAATGTCGGCCTCGCACTGCAGGACGGCGGCGGGCAGGAGCGGGTCGGCGCGGCGGCACGAGTCGTCGGAGACCAGCGAGACCTTGTGGAAGTCCTGCTGGGGGTCGGCGCAGGCCTCCTTGTGCAGGGTGCTGTCGTGGTGGTAGGACACCAGCTCGTTGCTGAAGTCCACCGCCTCCACGGCCGAGCTGGAGCAGAAGCGGTTGCAGCCCAGGATGGTGGCGAAGGCCTTGCGGAAGTCGGCGTTGAAGGCGTAGATGACGGGGTTGAGCGAGGAGTTGGCCCAGCCGCACCACACGAAGATGCTGAAGGTGGTGTCGCTGACGCACGGCGCCGCGTCGGGCGCGTCCGCCTCGCAGAAGGGAACCACGCAGTTGAGCACGAAGAAGGGCAGCCAGCAGCAGACGAAGACGCCCACGATGACGGACAGCGTCTTCAGCACTTTGGTCTCCCGCTTGAAGGAACTTTTCAGCGAGTTCTCGTCCTGCGTGGACGCGCGGTGAGGCCGCGTCTTGCAGGGCGCCGCGCGCTCAAGCGAGGAGATGCGGCGGATCTGCGTCTGCGCGATGCGGAAGATGCGCGTGTAGGTGCCCACCATGATGAGGACGGGGATGTAGAAGCTGACGAGCGACGACGCCACGGCGTAGCTGCGGCTCAGGCTGGCGTTGCACGCGTCCTCCTCCGCGGGGGGGTACGGCGGCGGCGGCTCGGCGCGCGCGCGGTGCCAGTTGAGCTGCACCGGGATGAAGGAGATGAGGATGGACAGCGTCCACGCCACGCCGATCATCACGAAGGCGAAGCGGCGCGTCATCTTGCGCTCGTAGCGGAAGGGGCTGGAGATGGCCCAGTAGCGGTCCATGCTGATGATGCACAGGTTGAGGATGGACGCCGTGGAGCACATGATGTCGAACGCCACCCACGTGTCGCAGAAGCGCCCGAAGAGCCAGACGCCCGCCACCTCCGAGACGGCGCGCCACGGCATGACGAGCACGGCCACGAAGAGGTCGGACACGGCCAGCGAGATGACGAAGGAGTTGGTGACTTTGGAGCGCAGGTGGCGGAACTTGACCACGGCGGCGCACACCAGCGTGTTGCCGAGCAGCGTGGACACGATGAGCGCGCACAGCACGCAGCCGGTGAGCGCGCGGCCCACGCTCACCTCACCCCCCGGGGGGTCGTCCCGGGGCTCCGGCGTCTGGTTGCGCGAGTCCTGCATGCTTGCGCTCTTCCCGCCATCGGCTGATGCTCTGAGAAGCGCGCGTCtgtgccacgcccccccccccccccactcccccccccccccccccttcatcaCAAGTGGATGGTCGTCTCGCGTTTAAGAGTATCCACAGCACAAGGAGAACACCGTCAGATTGTTCTTCATCTTTAAAATCACCCAACGTGTCACGTGATCGCATGTGGGCGGGGCCAAACCGCAGTCCGACGTGAAGAAAGTTGAATATTTATTTGAGAAAACTTTACGGTGTGagaaaaaaattgaaaaggagttttacctttgcaacctcattataataaatacatacataaatgatcatttataattaataattaatttaaataattaatcaTTATAATTCATTACAactattaaaatacatttaaatacattaatttaatttaattaatttaaataattacaattaatttaaataaataaatgtaagtttctcaatacccgacctgatttttctgcctttaaaaaatatcaataccacAATATTCTTTATTAATAataccaaattattatttattatgaataCCAAATTATTCTTTATCAATAataccaaattattatttatcaataataccaaatattatttattaatgctATCAAATGATTTCTTATTAATAATACCAAAATATGTGGGCGGGGCCAAACCACAGTCTGACGTGAAGAAAgttgaacaacaacattcattTGAGAAAACTTTACAGTATGAGAACaaaattgaaaaggaattttacctttgcaacctcattataataaatacatacataaatgatcatttataattaataactaatttaaataattaatcaTTATAATTCATTACAactattaaaatacatttaaatacattaatttaatttaattaatttaaataattacaattaatttaaataattaaataaataaatgtaagtttctcaatacccgacctgatttttctgcctttaaaaaatatcaataccacAATATTCTTTATTAATAataccaaattattatttataatgaaTACCAAATTATTCTTTATCAATAATACCAAATTATTCTTTATCAATAataccaaattattatttatcatgAATACCAAAATATTCTTTA is a window encoding:
- the LOC133638843 gene encoding D(5)-like dopamine receptor, translating into MPWRAVSEVAGVWLFGRFCDTWVAFDIMCSTASILNLCIISMDRYWAISSPFRYERKMTRRFAFVMIGVAWTLSILISFIPVQLNWHRARAEPPPPYPPAEEDACNASLSRSYAVASSLVSFYIPVLIMVGTYTRIFRIAQTQIRRISSLERAAPCKTRPHRASTQDENSLKSSFKRETKVLKTLSVIVGVFVCCWLPFFVLNCVVPFCEADAPDAAPCVSDTTFSIFVWCGWANSSLNPVIYAFNADFRKAFATILGCNRLWPPGHTLDTPAVN